AAGCCGGGCGGACGGTGGCCGTCCATCTCGAAATAGACACCGGAATTGGTCGTCTGGGGCTGTCGCCTGACCAGTTCGCCGCCGTCCTGGAGCGCCTCAAAGCCTGCCCGCACCTCCGCCTGGATGGCCTGATGACGCACTTTGCTTCGGCTGACCTGCCGGAGCATGCCGATTTCACACGCGACCAGATACGACGCCACACGCGGGCGGTGCACCAGGCGCGGGCGGCCGGATGGACGCCGCGCTACATCCATCTGGCCAACAGCGCCGGTTTGCACGCTTTCCTGCCGGAGGCGGCGGGCAACCTGGTTCGCCTGGGCGGGTTGCTGTACGGCATTGCTGGAGATGCCCTGTCTCCGGCGTTTCCGCCGCCGCCAACCCAGCCGGTACTGTCGCTCCATGCGCGCATTCTGGGGCTGAAGACCGTTCCGCCCGGCACACCGCTTGGTTACGGCTGCACCTTTGTCACGCGCCGTCCCACGCGGGTGGCCACCGTCCCGCTGGGTTACGGCGACGGACTGCACCGCATCCAGTCCAACCGCGGTCAGGCCCTGGTGTGTGGCCGGAAAGTGCCCATCATCGGGCGGGTCAGCATGGATGTGACCATGCTCGATGTCACCGACGTGCCGGATGTGGCCTTAGGCAACGTGGCGACATTCATTGGCAGCCAAGGGGAGACAACCATCACGGCGGAGGAATACGCAGCCGTGATGGGCAGTATTGCCCTTGAAGCCACAACGGCGCTGACGGCGCGCGTGCCCCGCTGCTATCGTGCGGCAGCCATGTCTTCCGCGCCGGGCGGGCGTGAAGATGCACCGGCATCGGCCCGTGAGTAGCGCGCACGGAAACCATGACCCATAATCGCACCCCGATGTTGGCGTGGGAACGAAAAACAGAAGCCGGTTCGCGCCTGACCGGGACAGGGCCGGCCGGGATGAGACACCAGCCAAACCCAACCGCACTGGAAATGTGGCTACGGCGGTGGCTGGTTGTGGGCGTGTGGTTGGCGCTCGCTGGTTTGTCAGTTGGCGCGCAGAACGTACTGCCCGCAGTACAGAGTTCGGGCGCCCTTGCTCCCCCGCGTCCCCCGGTCGGGCGCCTGGATGGACGTACCATCACCCGTCTCACCATCGAGGTTGAAGAAGGGTTTACCCCGGAGCCGTCCCTGGTGGAAATCGTCGGTTTGCAGGTCGGTGAACCCTTGACCGCCGCCCGCCTGCGGGCCGCGCTCGTGCGGTTACACCGTTCGGGGCGGGTCGCCAACGCCGAGGTGTTCACGACACCCGAAGGTGATGATGGGGTGTGGGTTCGGTTTGTCCTCACCCGCCAGCTCCGGGTTGCCGAAGTCGTCTTCGAGGGCGACACCATCTTTCCTGTGGAAGAACTCCTGCCACGGCTGCCGGCCTTGGAACGGGGGAGCAAAATCACCGCGCGCGTCCTCAGCGAGAGTGAAGAAACCCTGCGTCTGCTGTACCGCGAGCGCGGCTATTTCCAGGCTTCCATCCGGGCGCGGGTCGCACCGCCAAATGATGCCGCCCGGGCGCGGGTCACCTTTGTCGTCACGCCGGGGCCGCGGGCCCTCATCGGCGCCTGGCAGATTGACGGGGACCTGAAAATTCCACCCGGTGACTTCGACGCCAAAATCATCCAGCACCCGGTGGGAACACCCTACGCCATAGACTTTGTCCAGTCTGACCTCCAGCGCATCCGCGCTTTGCACGTGGCGCGGGGCTACCTTGATCCGCGCATCAGTGAGCCGCGCATCACCTATGATCCGGCCACCAACCGGGTGGCGGTGGCGGTGACGGTCACCTCGGGTCCGGCCGTTACGGTCAATGTCACTGGTTTTGAGCTGCGCCGCGAAGAACAGCGCCGCATCCTGCCAGTGCTCCGCGATGGCGGTCTCGATGACTTCACGTTGGAGGACGGGGCCCGCCAGTTGCTCCTCACCCTGCAAAAGCGGGGCTATTTTTTTGCCGAAGTCGAGTGGTCGCGGCAGCGCCGGGTGGATGAAGACCGGGTTATCGTGACCTATACCATTGAGCCGAATCGCCGCTACCGGGTGCAGGAAGTACGTATTGTGGGGACGGAAGTCCTGGCGTACCGCGATGTTGCCGGCGACTTCCAGACCCGCCCGGCATCGCTCATTCCACCTTCGCGCGGCCTGGTCACCGAAGACACCCTGGCGCGGGATGCCGAGGTGATTCTGCGCGATCTGCGCAACGCCGGGTATTTGCAGGCCCAGGTGGTGGAACGGCGGATTGGCACCGGGCTGAGCGATGAAGCCCTCACGGTGTTGTTCCAGGTGGAGCCCGGGCCGCAGGCGCAGGTGGCTGACATCCGCCTAGAGGGCAATCAGCTTCTCGAAGCGGAACGGCTCAAACAGGTCTTGAAACTGGAAGCTGGCGAGGTGGTCACGCAGGCGCGGGTACGCGCCGACCTGGAGCGCCTCACGGCGCTTTACCTCAGCGAAGGGTTTGCCGAAGTGCGGATTCGGCAGGAACTCGAAGAAACCAATGGCGATCCGGCACAGGTAAGCCTCGTGTATGAAATCGAGGAAGGGCGGCGCTTTACGGTCAACCGGGTCATCATCGGCACGCGCGGACGAACCTCGGAGCAAACCCTGCGCCGCTTCCTTGCCATCCGGCCGGGAGAACGCCTGCGGCGCGACAAGCTGAATCAGGCCGAACAGGCGCTCTATGCGACGGGGGCGTTTCGGCAGGTATTGCTTCAGACGCCTTATGTCCGAGCGACGGGGCCCGCCGATGCGTTGGCGGATGTGACCTTGGATGTCATTGAGGCAAAGCCGTACACCTTGGCCTACGGGTTTGGCTACCAGACCAACGACGGCCCGCGCGGCTCCTTTGAGCTGTCGAATGCCAATATGTTCGGTCGGCTGGAAGTCGGCAGCTTCATTGTCCGCCTCAGCCGGCGGGAGCAGTTGGCGCAGGTTTCCTATCAGTTTCCGCGCTTCAACCTGCCACGGGTCACCACCCTGACGGATGGCGTCACCGCGCCAATTCTCATATCGGGACTGTTTCAACGGCAGGCGCGGGTCAGCTTTACGGCCCAGCGCCTGGTGGCGCTCATTCAGTCGGAAGTCCGTTTTGATGCGCAAAGCGCCCTGATTTTCCGCTACCGGTTACAGAATGTGCGGGTACTCGATCTGCGCGTGACGAACCCTCCGCTCCAGCGCGCGGATCAGCCCCTCAATCTGGGGACGTTTTCCGCCACGTATGTCCGTGACACGCGGGATGTGCCCCTCGATGCCACCCGTGGCTCCTTTGTCTCCGCCGACTTGACCGTGGCCACTCCGCGCATCGGCGGTTCCGAGCGGTTTCTGCGGTTTCTGGGGCAGGCCCAGGGCTACCGTCGTGTCACAGAGCGGTCGCCGGTCATCCTGGCCGGCAGGCTGCAGGTTGGCCTGGCGCAGCCTTATGGCGGCACCCAGACGCTCCCGATCAGTGAACGCTTTTTCTCCGGCGGACCCACAACCCTGCGCGGGCTGGGATTTGAGCAGGCCGGCCCGCGCGATCCTGTCACCGATGCGCCGGTCGGGGGCAATGCCCTGATAGCCGCCACCGGGGAAGTGCGCTTTCCCCTGCTGCAGAACCTGGAAGGGGCTGTCTTCTACGATGTCGGCAACGTCTTTGCACGTGTTTCAGACATTGGTGTGGGATCGCTGACCAACAGTTTGGGTGGGGGCTTTCGGATCAAAACGCCCCTGGGACCCCTGCGGGTGGATGCCGCCTACCTCATCGACCCGCCGTTTTTTGTCGCCACACCCAATCGGCGGCTGACCAACTTCCAGGTGCATGTCACCTTTGGTCAGGCGTTCTGAGCCGCCGCCGGTAGGCTGTGGTGGTTGGTAAGTTACTTGACAGAAGACAATCGCCTGAGTTACCATGCCCGGATAAAAAGTTACTCCTATCAAAGTGTTATCTTGACAATCTTTTCGGTCTGTGGGAGGTCTTGCGAATGGCGTTATCTGTTTCCGGCCCGAAGTCTTCACGCAAACTCGCAGCGGGTACGCCGCTCCCAGCCCCAGATACGCCGCCAGCTACGCCCTCCCGGACACGGGCGGCCCGTACCCGGTCAAGTCGTCGCGCCTCCGAACCAGCCCCTTCCACGCCTTCCACCGTTGAACCGTCCAATGCCGTGACCGGGGTCACGGCCACCCCGAAAACACGCCGGAAAACGTCGTCTGTGTCGTCTCCTCCGGCGGAATCGCCAGCCAGCCAGCCACCCGCGCAACCGGCGGCCGGCCCGGTTGCCTCCAAAGGTGCGGCCAAGGCGCGTGCCGCCAAGTCTGCTGCTAGGTCTGGTCCGGCTGAAACGGCCACTCCGGAGTCGGGGTCCGCAGAAGCCAGCACCAGTCAGGCGGTGGAAGCCGTGGTCAAGGCCGTCCGGGAAGTGACCTCGAAAGCGTCGGCGCGCAGCCAGTCGGCAGCCCCGGCGCGCAAGACGGTCCATCGCACGGCAGAATCCAAAGCTTCCAAGGCGTCTGCTTCCGCAGAGGCGGCTGCTGTGAAAGCCGACGTGAAAGCCAAGACGGTGGAAGCCGTCAAAACCACCCCGGCAACTGCGCCAAAGACGGCGGAGAAGCCCTCTCCGGCCGCCGCTTCGGCCGATAGCAAAGCCAGGAAAGTCAAAAAGACTCCGCCCCCACCAGCGCCGGTTAGTTCCACTCCGGCGACAGCCAGTTCCGTGCGACGGAACCGTGAACGTGAGGCCCTGAACCTCTACACCACGGCCATGGAGTCGTTCAAACAAACCGATTACGACCGGGCGCGGGATGTCCTTCAGCTTCTGTTGAGCGACTTCGTGCTGGAGAGCGAAATTGCCGACCGGGCGCGGGTCTTCCTGAAGATTTGCGAGCAAAAACTGCAACCAAATTGTGCTATGAACCGGTAACAGAACTCCGCCTCCCCCTGGCCGGCGGAAGGCCCTCGGTCAAGGGAAGGTGGCTGTCTTTTCTGTTGCCAGATGGATTGGTTCGCTGCACGTATGGCTGCTGCTACAACGTCTTCTTCTGCTTCCCGACAATTTCAATCACCTGTCAAGTGCGTTGCCATTGGGGGTGGGACGGGTTTGGCCACCCTGCTGCGGGGGCTGAAACGCCACGTCATTGATGATGGCATCCGCCTGCCCGGCCAGTGTATTGAAAGTCTGACGGCCGTGGTCACCGTGACCGACGACGGGGGCAGTTCCGGACGTCTCCGGGAGGAGTTCCAGATGTTGCCGCCGGGCGACATCCGCAACTGCCTGGTGGCGCTTTCGGAAGATGAGCGGCTTTTTGCACGGCTGTTTCAGTACCGCTTCCCCGGCCAGGGCAGCGTGCGGGGACACAGTTTCGGGAATCTGTTTCTGGCGGCGCTGACGGGGATCACGGGCGATTTCGTCGAAGCCATCCGGCTGTGCAGCGAGGTGCTGGCCATCAAGGGCAGGATTGTGCCGTCCACCACGGCTGACGTCACCCTGGTGGCCGAACTCGACGATGGCTTCATCGTACGCGGGGAATCAAAAATCAGCGCCGCCGGTGGGCGCATTCAGAGCGTTGCTCTTGATCCGCCCGACTGCAACCCGCTGCCCGAAACGCTGGCTTCCATTGCGGAAGCTGACCTCATCACGCTCGGGCCGGGCTCGCTGTTTACCAGTGTCATCCCCAACCTGCTGGTGACGGGCATGACCGAGGCCATTGCCGCGTCCAACGCGCTGAAGGTCTATATCTGCAATCTCATGACCCAGCCCGGCGAGACAACCGATTTCTCCATTGCCGACCACGTCGCCACCCTGCTGGAGGCCCTGGCCCCGGCGACGCTGGATGCCGTCATTGTCAATCACGGCCGGATTTCGGCGGCGGCCCGGGCCCGTTACCGCCTCGAAGGTTCCCGGCCGCTCACCGGACGGTCAGCCATCCGGCGGCTGAATGGGCCGCCGCCAACGGCGCGGGTGGCCGCCGACAAGTTCCTTGTGTTTGACCGCCATCGGATTCCGGTCGTGACGGCCAATCTCGTCGAAGAAACGGAAGTCGTCCGCCACGCGCCAGACAAGCTGGCACGGGTTGTTCTGGAGGTCTATGCCCGCCGTTTGCCCTCCAGCCAACGCAAGCCCAACCTGCGACTCGTGGCCCGCTGACCGCACGGCTGCCCTGAACAAAGCAGTGCCAACTTCAGCCATAACCAAACCACCGGACGTTCGCCCTGCCCGCCGGCGCACCTGGAGAAGGCGTCTGGCTGTGATTGGTGGGGGACTGCTGCTGCTCGTGGGCGCCGCCCTGATCTGGTTGCCGGAAATCGCGGAGCGCCAGATGAACGGCATCGCCGCGACGACCCGGAAAGCTCCTTCCCCACGCGCGCAGGCGCTGCATGCCCGGCTGTTCGTTGCCGATCTGCACGCCGACACGCTGTTGTGGAACCGTGACCTGCTACAGCGTGGGACGCGCGGCCACGTGGACCTGCCCCGTCTGCAGGAAGGCAATGTGGCGCTCCAGGCGTTTACCATCGTCACCAAGGCACCGCGTGGGATGAACAATGAGCGGACGGATGGCAACCGCTTCAACCTTGTTGCCGCCCTGAGCGTCGTGCAGCTCTGGCCGCCCAAAACCTGGACCAGCCTGACCGAGCGGACGCTGTATCAGTGCCGCCGGCTGGAGGCCGCTGCCGCCCGCTCCGACGGCCAGTTAATCATCGTTCGCAGCCGGGATGAGCTGCGTGATTTCCTGGCCCGCCGCGCATCGAATCCGAAACTGGTCGGGGCTTTTCTGGGGGTTGAAGGGGCCCATGCCCTGGATGGCGATCTGTCCAATCTGGACCGCCTCTATGCCGCCGGCGTACGCATGATGGCCCCGACACACTTTTTCGACAACGAAATCGGCGGCTCCGCCCACGGACTCGTCAAAGGCGGCCTGACGGAGATGGGACGGGAGCTGATTCGGCGCATGGAGCAAACGGGCATGATTGTGGACCTGGCCCATGCGTCGCCAGCCGTGATGGATGAAGTGCTGGCGATGGCGACACGCCCGGTGGTCATTTCCCATACCGGCGTCCGTGGGACGTGCGGCGGCTTGCGCAACATCACGGACGACCAACTGCGGGCGGTGGCGCGCACGGGCGGCGTTGTCGGGATTGGATACTTCTTTGCTGCTGTCTGCGGCCAGGATGCCCGCTCCATTGCCCGTGCCATGCGCTATGCTGCCGATGTGGCCGGCGTCGAGCACGTCGCCCTTGGGTCGGATTACGATGGGGCCGTCAGCGTACCCTTCGACACGGCACACCTGGCGGAAATCACCGATGCTTTGCTGGAAGAAGGATTTTCAGAAGCCGAGATTGCCCTCATGATGGGTGGAAACGTCCAGCGGGTGTTGCTGGCGGCACTTCCCTGACCGTGACCGGGAAAAGCCGGTCGAAAGAAGTTGGAGACTATGACCGAACGACGCCTTCGTATTCTGATTGCCAAGCCCGGACTCGACGGCCACGACCGTGGGGCCAAGGTCATTGCGCGCGCCTTGCGCGACGCCGGAATGGAGGTCATCTACACGGGACTGCGTCAAACCCCGGAGCAAATCGTGGCCGCCGCCGTTCAGGAAGATGTGGATGCCATCGGTGTTTCCATTCTCTCCGGCGCGCACATGACGCTGTTCCCGCGCATTCTGGAGCTGATGCGCGAGCAGGGGATTGCGGATATTCCCCTCTTTGGCGGCGGTATCATCCCCGACGAAGACATCCCCAAGCTCAAAGCCGCCGGTGTGGATGAAATCTTCACACCGGGCGCGACAATGGACGCCATCATTGCCTACATCCAGAAACGTGTGGGCAACAGGTCGGAAGTAGCGGCTTCCTGACCGGGCTTTCCGCACCCTTCCGGTTTTCAGCTTTCAGCGCCGCCTTCAGCCTCCGGCAGCAGTCTGTCTCCCGGCTGACGCCGTGAGAATCTGGCGAGTGTATCCGCCAGCGCCGCCGGGAGCACGTCTTCCACCGAACCACGGTATTCCTCGGCAGAGCCGATGCGGGACGGCAGGATGAAACGAAGCTGTCCCTCGGAAACTTTTTTGTCGTGCCGGAGAGCTTCCAGCAGGTCCGCAACGGTGAGGCCGTCCGT
This window of the Chloracidobacterium sp. N genome carries:
- the alr gene encoding alanine racemase, with protein sequence MSSCNEGELGITDASSPHLSAWAEIDLARLLQNYRWLRRRAGVPVMAMVKANAYGHGLLPVATFLQDVVRADWFGVATTEEGVALRRAGITRPILVLGGFWFGQEAAIVHYDLATTLPDPDYLPVLEQAASQAGRTVAVHLEIDTGIGRLGLSPDQFAAVLERLKACPHLRLDGLMTHFASADLPEHADFTRDQIRRHTRAVHQARAAGWTPRYIHLANSAGLHAFLPEAAGNLVRLGGLLYGIAGDALSPAFPPPPTQPVLSLHARILGLKTVPPGTPLGYGCTFVTRRPTRVATVPLGYGDGLHRIQSNRGQALVCGRKVPIIGRVSMDVTMLDVTDVPDVALGNVATFIGSQGETTITAEEYAAVMGSIALEATTALTARVPRCYRAAAMSSAPGGREDAPASARE
- a CDS encoding outer membrane protein assembly factor; translation: MRHQPNPTALEMWLRRWLVVGVWLALAGLSVGAQNVLPAVQSSGALAPPRPPVGRLDGRTITRLTIEVEEGFTPEPSLVEIVGLQVGEPLTAARLRAALVRLHRSGRVANAEVFTTPEGDDGVWVRFVLTRQLRVAEVVFEGDTIFPVEELLPRLPALERGSKITARVLSESEETLRLLYRERGYFQASIRARVAPPNDAARARVTFVVTPGPRALIGAWQIDGDLKIPPGDFDAKIIQHPVGTPYAIDFVQSDLQRIRALHVARGYLDPRISEPRITYDPATNRVAVAVTVTSGPAVTVNVTGFELRREEQRRILPVLRDGGLDDFTLEDGARQLLLTLQKRGYFFAEVEWSRQRRVDEDRVIVTYTIEPNRRYRVQEVRIVGTEVLAYRDVAGDFQTRPASLIPPSRGLVTEDTLARDAEVILRDLRNAGYLQAQVVERRIGTGLSDEALTVLFQVEPGPQAQVADIRLEGNQLLEAERLKQVLKLEAGEVVTQARVRADLERLTALYLSEGFAEVRIRQELEETNGDPAQVSLVYEIEEGRRFTVNRVIIGTRGRTSEQTLRRFLAIRPGERLRRDKLNQAEQALYATGAFRQVLLQTPYVRATGPADALADVTLDVIEAKPYTLAYGFGYQTNDGPRGSFELSNANMFGRLEVGSFIVRLSRREQLAQVSYQFPRFNLPRVTTLTDGVTAPILISGLFQRQARVSFTAQRLVALIQSEVRFDAQSALIFRYRLQNVRVLDLRVTNPPLQRADQPLNLGTFSATYVRDTRDVPLDATRGSFVSADLTVATPRIGGSERFLRFLGQAQGYRRVTERSPVILAGRLQVGLAQPYGGTQTLPISERFFSGGPTTLRGLGFEQAGPRDPVTDAPVGGNALIAATGEVRFPLLQNLEGAVFYDVGNVFARVSDIGVGSLTNSLGGGFRIKTPLGPLRVDAAYLIDPPFFVATPNRRLTNFQVHVTFGQAF
- the yvcK gene encoding gluconeogenesis factor YvcK family protein, giving the protein MAAATTSSSASRQFQSPVKCVAIGGGTGLATLLRGLKRHVIDDGIRLPGQCIESLTAVVTVTDDGGSSGRLREEFQMLPPGDIRNCLVALSEDERLFARLFQYRFPGQGSVRGHSFGNLFLAALTGITGDFVEAIRLCSEVLAIKGRIVPSTTADVTLVAELDDGFIVRGESKISAAGGRIQSVALDPPDCNPLPETLASIAEADLITLGPGSLFTSVIPNLLVTGMTEAIAASNALKVYICNLMTQPGETTDFSIADHVATLLEALAPATLDAVIVNHGRISAAARARYRLEGSRPLTGRSAIRRLNGPPPTARVAADKFLVFDRHRIPVVTANLVEETEVVRHAPDKLARVVLEVYARRLPSSQRKPNLRLVAR
- a CDS encoding cobalamin B12-binding domain-containing protein; translated protein: MTERRLRILIAKPGLDGHDRGAKVIARALRDAGMEVIYTGLRQTPEQIVAAAVQEDVDAIGVSILSGAHMTLFPRILELMREQGIADIPLFGGGIIPDEDIPKLKAAGVDEIFTPGATMDAIIAYIQKRVGNRSEVAAS